The following coding sequences are from one Granulicella arctica window:
- a CDS encoding P1 family peptidase, whose translation MPEGGSITDVGGLRVGHYTHTDRPTGCTVLICEGGATAGVDVRGSAPGTRETDLLSPTNAVQQVNAIMLSGGSAYGLDAASGVMRYLEEMHLGFKIGNLGVVPIVPAAILMDLGVGNFKIRPNAESGYKACLAADTGPVPEGNVGAGAGATIGKMFGPQYAMKSGLGTASVKVGDTGIVVGALVAVNAAGDVVRPESAKIVAGARTEDGKGYRNSMAAVMDGYQVAVRHGANTTIGVVATNAKFTKVQMTKIAQMAHDGYARAINPVHTMFDGDTIFSMSTGTSEVTADVSAIGEIAAVVMARAIVRAAMQATSIPELGLIAYRDYPGRG comes from the coding sequence ATGCCTGAAGGGGGCTCAATTACGGATGTCGGCGGGCTTCGGGTTGGGCACTACACCCATACCGACCGCCCGACGGGTTGCACGGTGTTGATCTGTGAAGGAGGAGCGACAGCGGGGGTCGATGTCAGGGGATCGGCGCCTGGCACGCGCGAGACGGATCTGCTCTCTCCTACCAATGCGGTGCAGCAGGTGAATGCCATCATGCTGTCGGGCGGTAGCGCCTATGGTCTCGATGCTGCGAGCGGAGTTATGCGGTACCTGGAAGAGATGCATCTGGGCTTCAAGATCGGCAACCTGGGCGTTGTGCCCATCGTGCCGGCCGCCATTTTAATGGATCTTGGTGTTGGGAACTTCAAGATTCGTCCGAATGCAGAGTCGGGTTATAAGGCGTGTCTTGCTGCGGATACAGGACCGGTTCCGGAAGGCAACGTTGGCGCAGGCGCGGGAGCCACTATAGGGAAGATGTTTGGGCCCCAGTATGCAATGAAGTCGGGTCTCGGGACTGCCAGCGTCAAGGTTGGAGATACCGGGATCGTAGTGGGCGCCCTGGTAGCAGTGAATGCCGCTGGCGACGTGGTGCGACCGGAATCAGCCAAGATCGTTGCCGGAGCGCGAACAGAGGATGGCAAAGGTTATCGCAACTCCATGGCTGCCGTGATGGACGGATATCAAGTTGCTGTTCGACATGGTGCAAACACGACGATTGGCGTGGTCGCGACCAATGCGAAGTTCACGAAGGTACAGATGACGAAGATTGCGCAGATGGCTCACGATGGCTATGCGCGGGCTATCAATCCGGTGCACACGATGTTCGATGGCGACACGATTTTTTCAATGTCAACGGGAACGTCGGAGGTTACGGCAGACGTGTCCGCGATTGGAGAGATCGCTGCAGTGGTGATGGCGCGAGCGATTGTGCGTGCGGCTATGCAGGCAACCAGCATTCCCGAGCTGGGATTGATCGCCTACCGTGACTATCCGGGCCGCGGTTGA
- a CDS encoding TonB-dependent receptor: MRDFLPFKVCLSLALCCVFHFLGNPIAFGQATGQISGVVSDSSGSVVPKAVVTITNSETSESRNVLAGADGFYVAPLMNPGIYKIEAGLAGFKTTVRDGIQVTVNGTARVDFSLAVGATRDQVTVTSGQSLIQTDDSTLGIVVDHAKIIDLPLNGRNFTQLGTLIPGVLAPPASLGGSDGNATVGGASPNTTGFSVNGQRNQSNSFELDGADNNDTFNSGFVLRPPPDAIQEFKILTHSYAAEYGRNAGSIVNVVTKEGTNEFHGAAWEFNRNSVMQAKNYFATQKPALNQNQFGATLGAPVIKDRLFAFGFYEGFRNTQGETQTVPVLTALERSGNFGSNTIIDPTTGVAFANNTIPTSRINTIATNLLNTYIPLPNAGGTSYTKSPSTLDDRDQFGIRLDYNVNSKHTLLGRYMYGRQNASDPLAPSNFAPVSNQAHFLLQDSMLSDTWILRSNMVNVARMNDNRISGTPNSMSGINATTLGFQYSASNPVGAGVPFMTVAGFFTAGDNQFDFAQRTNNTISMTDDFTWIFGKHSIKIGGEIDHQSMGIAFINRPNGDFTFTGQYTGNAAADFLLGFPAQFRQASGDPNLNGTAWSYAIYAQDEFRLTSRLTLNYGLRYEVSPPFVDALNHLNAFHTGQQSTINPDAPTGLVFPGDKGVPRGTYSTDYGNVAPRLAATWDPTGKGTTNIRAAWGIFYDTTPGQGNFFQNGTLAAPYQYLTQLDLPLDQQT; the protein is encoded by the coding sequence ATGCGAGATTTCTTGCCATTCAAAGTGTGTCTCAGTCTGGCCTTATGCTGCGTGTTTCATTTTTTGGGGAATCCTATTGCGTTTGGCCAGGCGACCGGACAGATATCCGGAGTTGTAAGTGATTCCTCCGGGAGTGTCGTTCCTAAGGCTGTTGTGACGATAACGAACAGTGAAACCAGCGAATCGCGCAATGTCCTGGCGGGCGCGGACGGGTTCTATGTTGCTCCATTGATGAATCCCGGTATTTATAAGATAGAGGCCGGTCTTGCAGGGTTCAAGACAACGGTACGCGATGGAATTCAAGTGACCGTCAATGGAACGGCTCGCGTAGATTTTAGTCTTGCCGTCGGTGCAACGAGGGATCAGGTCACAGTAACCTCGGGTCAATCTCTTATACAGACTGACGATTCGACGCTGGGGATTGTGGTCGATCATGCCAAGATCATCGATCTTCCTCTCAACGGCCGCAATTTTACGCAGTTAGGTACGCTGATTCCTGGTGTGCTGGCTCCCCCGGCATCCTTGGGAGGGTCCGATGGCAACGCAACGGTAGGCGGGGCATCACCGAACACGACCGGGTTCAGTGTTAACGGCCAGCGTAACCAGTCAAACAGCTTTGAATTGGATGGCGCGGATAACAACGACACCTTCAACAGCGGGTTCGTCCTTCGTCCGCCGCCAGACGCCATCCAGGAATTCAAGATTTTGACCCACTCCTATGCGGCGGAATATGGAAGAAACGCTGGATCGATTGTGAACGTTGTAACCAAAGAGGGCACAAATGAGTTTCACGGTGCTGCCTGGGAGTTCAACCGTAACAGTGTGATGCAGGCGAAGAATTATTTTGCTACACAAAAACCAGCTCTCAATCAGAACCAGTTTGGAGCGACCCTGGGGGCACCCGTTATCAAGGATCGGTTGTTCGCTTTTGGGTTCTACGAGGGGTTCCGTAATACTCAGGGCGAGACGCAGACCGTTCCGGTGCTTACAGCTCTTGAGCGATCAGGCAATTTTGGCAGCAACACGATTATTGATCCGACGACAGGCGTTGCGTTTGCAAACAACACAATTCCTACGAGTCGGATTAATACGATTGCAACCAATCTGCTGAACACATATATTCCGCTTCCGAATGCAGGTGGAACGAGCTACACGAAATCCCCGAGCACCCTCGACGATCGGGATCAATTTGGTATTCGGCTCGATTACAACGTGAACAGCAAGCACACCTTATTGGGCCGTTATATGTATGGCCGTCAGAATGCGAGCGATCCATTGGCTCCATCGAACTTTGCTCCCGTCTCGAACCAGGCACACTTCCTCTTACAGGACAGTATGCTGTCAGACACCTGGATATTGCGGTCGAACATGGTTAACGTGGCGCGCATGAATGACAACAGAATCTCTGGAACGCCGAACAGTATGAGTGGCATCAATGCCACGACGCTTGGGTTTCAGTATTCGGCCTCAAACCCGGTTGGCGCAGGTGTTCCGTTCATGACGGTTGCAGGATTCTTTACCGCTGGCGATAACCAGTTTGACTTTGCGCAACGTACCAATAATACGATCAGTATGACGGACGATTTCACGTGGATTTTTGGCAAGCACTCGATCAAGATTGGCGGAGAGATCGATCACCAATCCATGGGAATTGCTTTCATCAATCGTCCGAACGGCGACTTCACATTCACTGGCCAATATACGGGCAATGCAGCCGCCGACTTCCTGCTGGGTTTCCCTGCACAGTTTCGTCAGGCTTCTGGTGATCCGAACCTGAATGGTACCGCCTGGAGCTACGCGATCTATGCTCAGGACGAATTTCGCTTGACCTCGCGTCTGACGCTGAACTATGGACTTCGATATGAGGTGTCTCCTCCCTTTGTCGATGCACTGAACCATCTCAACGCATTCCACACGGGACAGCAGTCCACTATCAATCCTGATGCTCCAACCGGGCTTGTGTTTCCCGGCGACAAGGGAGTTCCCAGAGGCACCTACTCTACGGATTATGGCAATGTTGCGCCCCGTCTGGCTGCCACGTGGGACCCGACAGGGAAGGGAACCACAAATATACGTGCCGCCTGGGGCATCTTCTACGACACGACGCCCGGCCAAGGCAACTTCTTTCAGAATGGAACGCTTGCGGCTCCATATCAGTACCTGACGCAGCTGGACCTGCCACTCGATCAGCAGACATGA
- a CDS encoding sodium:solute symporter family protein, translated as MMNLYSASLLFYSIFLMALGLFISRRVKNSSDFLVAGRSLGAGRIFATLLAANIGAGSTVGAAGLGYRFGLSAWWWVGSASIGTFLLSQCLGPRLWVVAKKHNLATLPDFLEFRYGKSVKALIAVIFWFGALAILAAQLIAISWILNTVAGTPKWEGCVLGGVAAIVYCTAGGLMSTAFVNMFELAVTMSGLLLAIPFAIHRLGGWTNLNALILVQKHNVVAAHSMFSMMGAGPKQILVWLTILVPSFMISPGLVQKVYGARDVKSVRLGVGLNSLGQAIFAFVPPILGLCAFAAIPHLANPELALPEAMKILLPKWLGVWTLASIFSAELSATDAILFMLSTSLAVDLYKTFLNPRISQKHLLVASRAASVCAGVLGILLATVLPSIIAAVSIFYGLLAVSLFVPVIAGLYSRRVLSIAALSSIIGAVVATLGTIRLTQGHGFWLFSPQAIGIATATLIMIAFRIFWPGHATDNLSFAGGTDTK; from the coding sequence ATGATGAATCTTTACTCTGCCTCGCTGCTCTTCTACTCGATCTTTCTGATGGCTCTCGGACTGTTTATTAGTCGCAGGGTAAAGAACTCCTCGGACTTCCTGGTCGCGGGTAGAAGTCTAGGGGCAGGCCGTATCTTCGCAACCTTGCTCGCTGCCAATATCGGTGCTGGATCGACAGTGGGTGCGGCGGGTCTTGGATATAGGTTTGGGCTCTCGGCATGGTGGTGGGTGGGTTCGGCGAGTATTGGGACATTTCTACTCTCACAGTGTCTCGGACCAAGGCTTTGGGTCGTAGCTAAGAAGCATAATTTGGCGACCCTCCCTGATTTTCTTGAGTTTCGTTATGGGAAGTCGGTGAAGGCTCTCATCGCTGTGATTTTCTGGTTTGGGGCGCTTGCGATCCTGGCCGCCCAACTTATTGCGATCTCCTGGATTCTCAATACGGTTGCGGGTACCCCCAAATGGGAGGGGTGTGTTCTTGGTGGAGTGGCGGCGATTGTGTATTGCACCGCTGGCGGGTTGATGTCGACGGCCTTTGTGAATATGTTCGAGTTGGCGGTAACCATGTCCGGCTTGCTGCTTGCGATTCCATTTGCGATTCATAGGCTCGGAGGATGGACGAATCTGAATGCCTTAATTCTCGTTCAGAAGCATAATGTGGTGGCTGCGCACTCGATGTTCAGCATGATGGGAGCGGGGCCGAAACAGATACTGGTGTGGCTGACGATCCTGGTGCCTTCTTTTATGATTTCGCCGGGTCTGGTACAGAAGGTATATGGTGCCCGAGACGTCAAGAGCGTTCGATTGGGCGTGGGGCTCAACTCGCTGGGGCAGGCGATCTTCGCTTTTGTGCCTCCAATTCTGGGCCTATGCGCTTTTGCTGCCATCCCTCATCTGGCAAATCCGGAGCTTGCGCTACCCGAAGCGATGAAGATTCTGCTGCCGAAATGGCTCGGTGTGTGGACGCTGGCTTCCATCTTCTCGGCTGAGTTGAGTGCGACCGATGCTATTTTGTTTATGCTTTCGACGTCGCTTGCGGTGGACCTCTATAAGACGTTTCTCAACCCTAGGATCTCGCAGAAGCATTTGCTGGTTGCGAGCCGCGCGGCTTCAGTTTGCGCAGGGGTGCTTGGGATACTGCTTGCGACCGTCTTGCCTTCGATCATCGCCGCGGTCAGCATCTTCTATGGGTTGCTCGCGGTATCGCTTTTCGTTCCTGTCATTGCAGGGCTCTATTCGCGGCGAGTGCTCTCTATAGCAGCGCTGAGTTCCATCATTGGAGCCGTAGTTGCCACGCTGGGGACAATTCGTTTAACACAAGGACACGGATTTTGGCTTTTTTCGCCCCAGGCTATAGGCATCGCAACTGCCACACTCATCATGATTGCCTTCCGCATCTTTTGGCCAGGCCACGCAACGGATAATTTATCCTTCGCTGGTGGAACGGATACGAAATAA